The window AGTCCACGGCCTGGCCGCCCTGCTGGAGTTCCAGGCGTCCCGGACGGCGGCCCGCACCGGGCCCGACGGGCAGCCGGTGCTGCTGGCCGACCAGAACCGCGCCCGCTGGGACCGGCTGCTGATCCGGCGCGGCTTCGCGGCCCTGCGGCTGGCCGGCACCGGGCCGTACGCGGTCCAGGCCGCGATCGCCGCCTGCCACGCGCGGGCCGCCCGCTACGAGGACACCGACTGGGCGATGATCGCCACGCTCTACGGGCGGCTCGCGGCGCTGACGCCGTCCCCGGTGGTCGAGCTGAACCGCGCGGTGGCGGTCTCGATGGCCCGGGGCCCGGCGGCCGGACTGGAGCTGGTGGACGCGCTGGCCGCGGAGCCGGCCCTGCGGGCGTACCACCTGCTGCCGAGCGTGCGCGGCGACCTGCTGGCGCGGCTCGGGCGTACCGAGGAGGCCCGGGCGGAGTTCGAGCGGGCGGCGTCGCTGGCCCGCAACGCGCGGGAGCGCGCCCTGCTGCTGGAGCGGGCCGCGGCCGCCGTCGCCCCCGCTACGCCCCGTCGTCCAGACGCAGCCGGGAACTGACCTCCCCGAGGCCCTCGGCCAGCACGGCGAGCTGCTCGCGGCTGAGCACGTCGATCAGCAGCTCGCGGACCAGGGCGACGTGGCCGGGCGCCGCCCGGCGCAGCATGTCCCGGCCCTCGTCGGTGAGTTCGGCGAAGACGCCCCGCACGTCGCTGGGGCACGAACGGCGCCCCACCAGGCCCATCCGCTCCAGCTGGGTGACCTGGTAGGTCAGTCCGCTCTTGGAGGTGACGAGCTTCTCCGCCAGTTCGGTCATCCGCAGCGAGCCGGCCGGGGCGGCGGAGAGGTGCACCAGGATCTCGTACTGGGTGTGCGAGAGGCCGGAGTCCTCCTTGAGCTGGCGTTCCAGCCGGCGGTTCAGGAGGTTGCTCGCGGTGACGAAGCCCCGCCAGGCGGCCATCTCGTCGTGGTCCAGCCAGCGCGGTTCGTTCAGGGAGGCCATGGAGGAAGCGTACTCCTGTTGTTCAAATTCGAACCAAGGTGTACGGTCGACGTGTCGAGGTTCAAAATTGAACTACTTTGGAAGCGAGAGAAGCCGTCATGAGCACCGCCGCCCCCGAGCGCATGCCCGCCCTCTACCTCTCGCACGGCGCACCGCCGCTCGCCGACGACCCGCTGTGGCCCGGCCAGCTGGCCGCCTGGTCCGCCGAGCTGCCCCGCCCCAAGGCCGTCCTGATGGTCTCCGCCCACTGGGAGGAGGCCCCGCTGGCCCTCGGGGCCGTCACCACCGTGCCGCTGGTCTACGACTTCTGGGGCTTCCCCGAGCACTACTACCGGGTGCGGTACGCCGCCCCCGGCGCCCCCGCGCTCGCCGAGCGGGTCCGCAAACTGCTGCGCGCCCCCGGCACGCCCGTCCAGGACATCCCGGACCGAGGGCTGGACCACGGCGCCTACGTCCCGCTGGTGGAGATGTTCCCCGAGGCGGACGTCCCCGTCCTCCAGGTCTCCATGCCCACCCTGGACCCGCAGCGGCTGCTGGAGATCGGCCGCCGGCTCGCCCCGCTGCGCGACGAGGGCGTGCTGATCGTCGGCAGCGGCTTCTTCACCCACAACCTGCGGGCGCTCAGCTCCGACGGCCGGATCAGCTCGGTGATGGCCGAGTTCGACGACTGGGGCCGCCGCGCCCTGGCCGCCGAGGACCTGGACGCGCTGCTCGACTTCGAGCGGAAGGCCCCGGCCGGGCGGCTCGCCCACCCGCGCACCGAGCACTTCGCCCCGCTGTTCGTCACCCTCGGCGCCGGCGAGGCCGACCTGGGCAGCCAGCGCAGCGTGATCGACGGGTTCTGGATGGGCCTGGCCAAGCGCTCGATCCAGCTCGGCTGACCGGCACAGCGACCGGCCCGGACCGCCCGACGCTCGATCCAGCCCGGCCGGCCGGCGGCCCGGACCGCCCGGACGGCGGGCCGTCGCGCGCGCCCACGGGACGGGCCCGGCGCACCGGGGGGAGGTGAGAGGCTGCCGCCATGAACGGTGACGACGTCCGGACCGCGCTCGGCGAACTGCGGGACACCCTCGGTCCGCACACCGGTGACGGCCCGGCCTGGGCCGCGCCGGCCGGGCCGCTGGAGTGGAGCTGCCGGGAGACGGCCGTCCACCTCGCGCACGACCTGCTCGCCTACGCCGGGCAGCTCGCCGCCCGGCCCGCCACCGGATACCTGCCGCTCGACCTCACCGTGCGGGCCGACGCCCCGCCCGAGGACGTCCTGGCGGTGGTGACGGCCTGCGGGCACCTGCTGGCCACCGCCCTGGACGCCGCGCCGCCCGACCTGCGGGCCTGGCACTACGGGCCCTGCGACCCAGCCGGGTTCGCCGCGATGGGCGTGGCCGAACTGCTGCTGCACACCCATGACATCGCCCTCGGACTCGGCCTGCCCTGGCGGCCCCCGGCCGGGCTCGGCGCGGCGGTCCTGGCCCGCCTGTTCCCCGACGCCCCGCCCGGCGGGCCCACCGCCGTCCTGCTCTGGTGCACCGGGCGCGGCGAGCTGGACGGCCGCCCGCGCAGGGCCTCGTGGAGCTGGCGGGCGGCCGTGGCCGGGGAGTGACCCCGGGAGCCAGGAGTCGGGAGCCGGGGGGCCGGGGAGCCTGGGAGCCGGCGACCGGTCAGGCGGTGGCGGCCCGCTCGGCGGCGCTGCGCTCGACGCAGAACTCGTTGCCCTCGATGTCCGCCATGGTCACCCAGCCGGTGCCGTCCGGGCGCCGCTGGTCGTCGTGGACGGTGGCGCCCAGCTCCAGCAGGCGCTCCACCTCCTCGTCCCGGGAGCGGTCCTGGGGCTGGAGGTCCAGGTGGACGCGGTTCTTCACGGTCTTGCCGTCGGGCACCCGGATGAACAGCAGCACCGCGCCCGGCGTCTCCAGGAGGGCCTCCGGGTCCCCCGGGAAGTCGTCGTCGGCCAGCTTGCCGTCCAGCACCTTCGCCCAGAACTCGCCGAGGCGGTAGGGGTCGGCGCAGTCGATCGTCACATGTCGTACCAGAGAAGCCATGGGGAGCACTCTGGACCGCCGCCCCGGCCCCCGTCCACCCGATTCGCCGCGAACCCGTCAACGGGGGCCGGGCCGAGCGGCTGTGCGGGTCAGGCCGAGCGGCTGTGCAGGTGGCCGTCCAGGGGGAACTCCGGCGAGCTGGCCCGCAGAACGCTCCCGAACCGGTAGCCGGCCTTCTCGGCCACCCGGCAGGAGGCCGCGTTGTCCACCTGGTGGAGCAGGTCGAGCCGGACCAGCCCGTCCGCCGCGAAGGCCGCGAACGCCCAGCGGGTGAGCCCCTCCAGGGCGCGCGGGGCCACGCCGCGGCCGCGGGCGGCGGCGGCCGTCCAGTAGCCCACCTCGGCCGCCGGCGCACCGGGCGCACCGCGCTTGAGCACCACGTTGGCGACCAGCTCGGCCGGCCGCCCCCCGGCGGGGCCGCCGAGGGGCGCCAGGACGGCGAAGCTGTACCGCTCGCCGGCCGCCCGGCCGCGCTCCTGCGCCTCCAGCCAGCGGGCCGCCTCGTCCAGGTCCGCCACGGGGGTACGGGTGAAGTGCCGCAGCGTCTCGTCCCGGTAGATCTCGACCAGGGCAGCCGCGTCCTCGTCCCGGAACGGGCGCAGCAGCAGGCCCTCGGCAACGGGCGATTGGGTGGCGACCGTCATCGCAGGCCCTCCCAGCCCCAGCGCGGGGTCGGCCCCGGCTCCCCGAGGTCCTCGCCGACGGGCGCCGCCGAGACGTCCCTGGCGATCTTCGTGCCCCAGTCGAAGTACTCCAGCACCCGGCGGCGCAGCAGCTCGTCCCCGGGCAGCTCCTGCCGCACGGCGGCGCCCATCAGCTCCATCCAGCGCCCGCGCTGCTCCTCGGTGATGGCGAGTCCGAGGTGCGTGCGGAGCAGCGCCTGGTGGCCGCCGAGGTCGGCGGTGAACCGGGCCGGGCCGCCGAAGACCTCGGCCAGCCAGACGGCGACGTGTTCGATGTGGGTGGTGGTGAAGTTCGCGAAGACGGGCTTCAGCACCGGGTCGGCCAGGACGCCCTCGTAGAAGGTGTTGCTGAGACGGCGGAGCGCCTCCATGCCCCCCAGCGCGTCGTACAGGCTCTCGGGCCGTTCGTCGCTCATGCGTGTTCTCCCCGTTCGGATCCGACGGCACCTTTCCGACGGCGCCTTCCGATGGCACCTTCCTAGCAGCCAGCCCGGCCCGCGACCGCCCCGGGCGGCGCCTGTTCGCGCCCGGCACAGCAAGCGGAGGCGGATGTTCCGGCCCGCCGCCCCCGCCGGTACTCCGCCCACCGCCGCCGACCGGAGCCGGGCACCCGCTTGACCTTGCCACTGGCGGCAGGGTCGGAGGGTGGACCGCATGAACGAGCACACGCAGCACCGAACGGCCACCCGCATCGTGCTGGTCACCGGCGCCGGGACGGGGATCGGCCGGGCCACCGCACACGCCTTCGCGGCCCAGGACCCGGAGGTCGAGGTGGTGGCGGTCGGACGGCGGGCCGAGCCACTGGCGGAGACCGCGCGCTACGCCCCCGGCCGGATCCACCCGCTGACCGCGGACATCACCGGCGCCGACGCCCCCGAGGCACTCGTACGCGAGGTGCTCGACCGGTACGGGCGGCTGGACGTGCTGGTGAACAACGCCGGGATCGTCCGCGGCGGCGCCCTCGGCGGGATCACCCGGGACGCGGTCGCGGACCAGCTCGCGACCAACCTGACCGCCGCCGTCCTGCTCGGCCAGGCCGCCCTGGCGCCGCTGGAGGCGAGCGGGGGCGTGATCGTCAACGTCACGACGTCCGTCGGCCAGCGCGGCTGGCCGGGCAACGCGGTGTACGCGGCGAGCAAGGCCGCACTGGAGTCGGTGACCCGCAGCTGGGCGGTGGAGCTGGCGCCGCGCGGCGTACGGGTGGTCGCGGTGGCGCCCGGGGCGATCGAGACCCCGATCGGCGAGCACTCCGGGCTCGACGCCGGACAGCGGGAGGCCGTCCGGCGGTGGCAGATCGCCCACACCCCGCTCGGGCGGATCGGCCGGCCCGCCGAGGTGGCCTGGGCGATCACGCAACTCGCCTCTCCACAGGCCTCGTTCGTCACCGGAGTAGTGTTGCCGGTGGACGGCGGTGCCGTCGTGGGGTGAGCCGGGCGGTGGTCCGGAGTGAGCCGGGCGGTGCCGTCCGGGAAGGGGCGGGGCAGCGGTGCGGATCGGCGAACTGGCCCGGGTGACCGGCAGCACGGCCCGGGCCCTGCGGCACTACGAGCAGGCCGGGCTGATCGCGTCCTCCCGCGCGGCCAACGGCTACCGGGTGTACGAGGACTCGGCGGCCGTCCGGGTCCGCAACATCCGCGGCCTGCTCGCGGCCGGGTTCACCCTGGAGGACGTCCGGCCTTTCCTGTCCTGCCTGGACGGCGACATGCTGGCCGCGCGACCCTCGGCCGGCGCGCTGCGGATCGCCCGGAACCGGCTCGCCGTCCTGGAGCGCCGGATCGCCGCCCAGACCGAGGCCCGGGACCGGCTGCTCGCCGCGCTGACGGCGGCCGGCGACGAGGCGGCGCCGGTGGCCGGCGGCGGGGCGCCGGTGGCCGGCGGCGGGGCGCCGGTGGTGGCGGGCGACCGCTGACGGCGGCGGGCGGCGGGCGCTGACACTCGCGGCCCGTCCGGGTGACACCCTTGATCAGGGGTGTGCAGCGGGCGGGCGGCGGAGGAAAGTGGGCGCATGCAGATTCCACTCACCGTGATGGACTTCCTCGACCGGGCCGAGCTGGTCTACGGCGACCGGGTCGGCATCGTCGACGAGCCGGCGCAACCCGCCGAATCCTGGGGCGAGCTGACCTACCGCCGGGTCGCCGAGCTGGCCCGGGCGCAGGCGGCCGGCCTGGACCGGCTGGGCGTCGGGCCGGGCGAACGGGTCGCGATCGTGTCGCACAACTCGGCCCGGCTGATGACCTCGCTCTACGGGGTGAGCGGACACGGCCGGGTCCTGGTACCGGTGAACTTCCGGCTGCGGGCCGAGGAGGTCTCGTACATCGTCGAGCAGAGCGGCGCCTCCGTGCTGCTGGTCGACCCCGAACTCGCCGAGCCGCTGGCCGGCGTCCGCGCCCGGCACACCTTCGTGCTCGGCACGGACAGCGACGCCCGGCTGTACGACTTCGACCGCGCGCCGCGCCGCTACGAGATCGGCGAGAACGACACCGCGACCGTCAACTACACCAGCGGAACCACCGCCCGCCCCAAGGGCGTCCAGCTCACCCACCGCAACATCTGGCTGAACTCCGTGCTGATGGGCCTGCACTTCGGTGCCGGTGACCGGGATGTCTACCTGCACACCCTGCCGATGTTCCACGCCAACGGCTGGGGCCTGCCGTTCGCCCTCACCGGGCTGGGCGCGCGGCACATCGTGCTGCGCAAGGTGGACGGCGCCGAGATCCTGCGCCGGGTCGAGCGGCA of the Kitasatospora sp. NBC_01246 genome contains:
- a CDS encoding MarR family winged helix-turn-helix transcriptional regulator, which produces MNEPRWLDHDEMAAWRGFVTASNLLNRRLERQLKEDSGLSHTQYEILVHLSAAPAGSLRMTELAEKLVTSKSGLTYQVTQLERMGLVGRRSCPSDVRGVFAELTDEGRDMLRRAAPGHVALVRELLIDVLSREQLAVLAEGLGEVSSRLRLDDGA
- a CDS encoding dioxygenase family protein, whose amino-acid sequence is MSTAAPERMPALYLSHGAPPLADDPLWPGQLAAWSAELPRPKAVLMVSAHWEEAPLALGAVTTVPLVYDFWGFPEHYYRVRYAAPGAPALAERVRKLLRAPGTPVQDIPDRGLDHGAYVPLVEMFPEADVPVLQVSMPTLDPQRLLEIGRRLAPLRDEGVLIVGSGFFTHNLRALSSDGRISSVMAEFDDWGRRALAAEDLDALLDFERKAPAGRLAHPRTEHFAPLFVTLGAGEADLGSQRSVIDGFWMGLAKRSIQLG
- a CDS encoding maleylpyruvate isomerase N-terminal domain-containing protein — translated: MNGDDVRTALGELRDTLGPHTGDGPAWAAPAGPLEWSCRETAVHLAHDLLAYAGQLAARPATGYLPLDLTVRADAPPEDVLAVVTACGHLLATALDAAPPDLRAWHYGPCDPAGFAAMGVAELLLHTHDIALGLGLPWRPPAGLGAAVLARLFPDAPPGGPTAVLLWCTGRGELDGRPRRASWSWRAAVAGE
- a CDS encoding VOC family protein, translated to MASLVRHVTIDCADPYRLGEFWAKVLDGKLADDDFPGDPEALLETPGAVLLFIRVPDGKTVKNRVHLDLQPQDRSRDEEVERLLELGATVHDDQRRPDGTGWVTMADIEGNEFCVERSAAERAATA
- a CDS encoding GNAT family N-acetyltransferase, translated to MTVATQSPVAEGLLLRPFRDEDAAALVEIYRDETLRHFTRTPVADLDEAARWLEAQERGRAAGERYSFAVLAPLGGPAGGRPAELVANVVLKRGAPGAPAAEVGYWTAAAARGRGVAPRALEGLTRWAFAAFAADGLVRLDLLHQVDNAASCRVAEKAGYRFGSVLRASSPEFPLDGHLHSRSA
- a CDS encoding group II truncated hemoglobin, which produces MSDERPESLYDALGGMEALRRLSNTFYEGVLADPVLKPVFANFTTTHIEHVAVWLAEVFGGPARFTADLGGHQALLRTHLGLAITEEQRGRWMELMGAAVRQELPGDELLRRRVLEYFDWGTKIARDVSAAPVGEDLGEPGPTPRWGWEGLR
- a CDS encoding SDR family NAD(P)-dependent oxidoreductase; translated protein: MNEHTQHRTATRIVLVTGAGTGIGRATAHAFAAQDPEVEVVAVGRRAEPLAETARYAPGRIHPLTADITGADAPEALVREVLDRYGRLDVLVNNAGIVRGGALGGITRDAVADQLATNLTAAVLLGQAALAPLEASGGVIVNVTTSVGQRGWPGNAVYAASKAALESVTRSWAVELAPRGVRVVAVAPGAIETPIGEHSGLDAGQREAVRRWQIAHTPLGRIGRPAEVAWAITQLASPQASFVTGVVLPVDGGAVVG
- a CDS encoding MerR family transcriptional regulator translates to MRIGELARVTGSTARALRHYEQAGLIASSRAANGYRVYEDSAAVRVRNIRGLLAAGFTLEDVRPFLSCLDGDMLAARPSAGALRIARNRLAVLERRIAAQTEARDRLLAALTAAGDEAAPVAGGGAPVAGGGAPVVAGDR